Part of the Magnetococcales bacterium genome is shown below.
ATCATCAACGGACACCGCACCCCCCTGGTAGCCAAAGGTTTGAACAAACTCCTGCTGGATCGCTGCCAGTTTCGTGAGGCAGACGCAGCCATTGGCGAAGCCCGGTTGGCGATTCTGGAGCGGGCCACCCATCTTTTGCGTCAACCCAACATGGGTGACCTGGAACATTACCGGCGCATGGTGGCTGAACCTTATGGCCCGGATCCAGACCAGATAGCCGGGCGCCTGTATGCCGATCTGCCCATCCGCCAACCCCTGGAGGCGTTCGATCCACCCACACCGGAAGCCCTCTTGCAGCGTTACAATCTGGCTCAGGCACAAGGGTTGCTGTTTTTTGCCCAGGCCGTCACCTTGACCCTGCGGGAGAGCCGTGTCGTCAGGCTGCGGCGTTTTTTTCAATATCTTCGATTTTTCAGGTTGCTTTTCCGCATTTTACGGACGGGAGAACATGGGTACCGGATGCGTCTGGATGGCCCTCTCTCCCTGTTCGACGGGCACCGCAAATATGGATTTCAGCTGGCCTTGGCCCTGCCAGCCTTTTGTGATCTGGAGGCCTGGAACATGGAGGCCGAGGTGCGTATCCCGGGCCACGCGCCGGTGCTGTTGGTTCTGGATGAAAAATCGCCTTTGCGTTCCCATTATGCCCGGCTGACCGGTTATCATCCGCGTGAGTTTCAGGTTTTCAACCAGCAGTTCCAGGAACAGGCCCCGCCTGGCTGGACCATGGCCCCCGAAGCGGACATTTTACAGCGAACCGGTCAAGAGGTCTGGATACCGGATTGGACCTTCGTGGCGCCCAACCACGCCTTGATTCATGTGGAACTGTTTCACCGCTGGCACGCCTCATTGTTGGAATCCCGCCTGGAGAGTTTGGAACAGACAGCCGATCCGCCACTTCTGGTGTTGGGGGTGGATCGGTTTCTGTACCGTGATCTGGTGCGCAAGGCGCGTCTGGACGGATCCAGGTGGTTTGCCGACCATGGGTTTCTGTTCAACGAGTTTCCGCCCGTGGAGCGGGTTTTGAAATGCCTGCTGGGTTACGTGTGAGGGGCAAACGTGCTTGCTTCACGACAAGCTCTTAACAGACAGATCGCGGCGACCGCTACAGAAAATGAATAGTACCTTGCCT
Proteins encoded:
- a CDS encoding DUF790 family protein, whose translation is MLTRDLLRHTLRQGRIYPRFIDVDNQLTLNLAEELTAIYQCNIGLGLDELTELTQPIINGHRTPLVAKGLNKLLLDRCQFREADAAIGEARLAILERATHLLRQPNMGDLEHYRRMVAEPYGPDPDQIAGRLYADLPIRQPLEAFDPPTPEALLQRYNLAQAQGLLFFAQAVTLTLRESRVVRLRRFFQYLRFFRLLFRILRTGEHGYRMRLDGPLSLFDGHRKYGFQLALALPAFCDLEAWNMEAEVRIPGHAPVLLVLDEKSPLRSHYARLTGYHPREFQVFNQQFQEQAPPGWTMAPEADILQRTGQEVWIPDWTFVAPNHALIHVELFHRWHASLLESRLESLEQTADPPLLVLGVDRFLYRDLVRKARLDGSRWFADHGFLFNEFPPVERVLKCLLGYV